The Desulfuromonadales bacterium sequence GAAACCCGCCGCATCCTGCTCGAAGCCGTCGTCATCGTTCTTCTCGGGGTCGTCCTCGGCCTCTCCTTCAACGGCCGACTGCTGCTGAATGTCTTTTCCGGCCGGCTGCCGCAGACGCAGGTCGAGACCGAGCCGCGGGCGCTGTATCCGGTTCCCGTCGACCTGGCGGCGGTGCGGGAACTCACGGCGGCCGGGGCGGTCCTGATCGACGCCCGGGCAGCGGAACTCTATGCCGATGGGCATCTGCCCGGCGCCCGTTCCCTCCCTCTGGGGGAGATGGACGAGCATCTCGAAGCCTTCCGGCGGGCGGTTCCAACCGACGCGGTCATCATCACCTACTGCAACGGCTACGGTTGTCCCGACTCCTTCGACCAGGGCGTGCGACTGCTCGCGGCGGGCTGGCGGGACGTGCGCGTCTTCGAGGGGGGCTACCCGGAGTGGCGCGATGCCGGACTGCCGGTCGAACAGGGGGCGCCGTGAGCCGTTTCACCCGAATCGCC is a genomic window containing:
- a CDS encoding rhodanese-like domain-containing protein, with amino-acid sequence MIAETRRILLEAVVIVLLGVVLGLSFNGRLLLNVFSGRLPQTQVETEPRALYPVPVDLAAVRELTAAGAVLIDARAAELYADGHLPGARSLPLGEMDEHLEAFRRAVPTDAVIITYCNGYGCPDSFDQGVRLLAAGWRDVRVFEGGYPEWRDAGLPVEQGAP